The Microbacterium sp. W4I20 genome segment CGGCCGCCGTGCTGGCCGGCTGGATCGGAGCCTGGTCGACGGATGCCGACGACTCGCTCTACCGGATCGTCGCGGTCGCCGGCCTCGGGCAGATCGCCGCCGCCTCGGTGTTCACGGTGCTGACCGCGCTGGTGTTCGTGCTCGTACCTCGAGCCACGATCGGCCTCGCCTGGACCCTGGTGCTGGTCGCGACGATGCTCGGCATGTTCGGCCCGCTGCTGGGGCTTCCGGAGTGGAGCGCGAACATCTCGCCGTTCGCGGTGACGCCCGTGGTCGACGGCGAACGAGTGGATGCGCGGGGGCTGTGGTGGTTGCTGTTCTCGGTCGCCGCCGGGGCCGCGGCGTCGCTGGGCCTGATGCGCCGTCGCGAGCTCGCGACCGGTGGCTGAGACCGCGGATAGGGTAGCCCCGATGGCTGACGACGACACGGCGGATGCCGCGGCATCCGCTTCCGACCTGCACCGCGCGACCGGGCCGGCCGAACAGGCTGCGGCCATGCTGACCTCCGCGGGGATGCCGCGCATGCCCGCCCGCGTGATGATGGCCCTGGTCGCCGCGCCGGACGGCGGGTACACGGCGGCGCAGATCGCCGACCGGCTGGGCATCTCTGCCGCCGCGGTGTCGGGCGCGGTGCGCTACCTGCAGCAGCTCCACTTCATCGTGCGGCGGTCACGACCGGGCGATCGCCGTGACCGCTACGAGTTCGTGCACGACACCTTCTCGGGCTCGATGGTCGCGAACACCCCGGTCTACACCCGCCTCTCGGAGTTCATCGACGAGATCGCCGCCGAGCACGACGACGACCCCGGCGCCCAGGAGCGCGCGGCCGAACTCGCCGACTTCTTCCGGTTCCTCTCCGAGCGGATGCTGCAGATCGTCGAGGACTGGCGCGCACAGCGCCGCCCGGACTGACTCCCCCCAGCATCCGCCCCCGCCCAGCATCCGCTCACCTCGGATACACCCGTCGGACGACACGCCAGATGTCGGACCGGTCCGCGGCATCCGTCCGACATCTGGCGTGTCGGCCCCCTGTTCGGGCGAGCACGCGAGCGGAGGGGTTGACACCCCATAGGTTCCATGGTTAGTTACTCATGTAAGTAACCCACCAACCACCTCGGAAGGACCCGTGATCGAAGAAGGCAAGCCGCTCTTCCTCCAGATCGCCGAACAGATCGAGGACTCGATCATCGACGGTTCGCTCGCCGAGGAAGCCCAGGCACCGTCCACGAACGAGCTCGCCGCGTTCTACCGGATCAACCCCGCCACCGCAGCCAAGGGAGTCGCCATGCTCACCGACAAGGGAGTGCTCTACAAGCGCCGAGGAATCGGCATGTTCGTCGCCGAGGGGGCGCGCGAGATGCTCCTCGGCGAGCGCCGCTCGGCCTTCGCCGACCGCTACATCGACCCGCTCCTCGCCGAGGCGCGCACGCTGGGGCTCGGCCCCGACGACCTGGCCGACCTGCTCCGGCAGCGCGCCGCACACGCTCCGTCCACCACCGCAGAAGGGAAGTCCCCCGCATGACCGCCGTCATCGAGGTGCAGAACCTCACCAAGCGCTACAAGGAGAAGCGGGCGCTCGACAACGTCTCGCTCTCGATCGAAGGAAACGCCATCCACGGCCTCCTGGGCCGCAACGGCGCCGGCAAGACCACGCTCATGTCGATCCTCACGGCGCAGAACTTCGAGACGTCCGGGACCGTCAAGGTCTTCGGCGAGCACCCGTACGAGAACGCCGGCGTGCTCGGACGGATCTGCTTCGTCCGAGAGAGCCAGAAGTACCCGGACGACGCGTACCCGAAGCACGCGTTCAAGGCCGCGCGCCTGTTCTTTCCGAACTGGGATCAGGAGCTCGCCGACGAGCTCATCGACGAGTTCCAACTGCCGATGAAGCAGACGATCAAGAAGCTCTCCCGTGGGCAGCTCTCGGCCGTCGGCGTGATCATCGGCCTCGCGTCTCGCGCAGACATCACCTTCTTCGACGAGCCCTACCTCGGGCTCGACGCGGTCGCCCGGCAGATCTTCTATGACCGTCTCATCGAGGACTACGCCGAGCATCCGCGCACGATCATCCTGTCGTCCCACCTGATCGACGAGGTCTCCAACCTCATCGAGAAGGTCATCGTGATCGACAACGGCCAGATCCTGCTGCAGGACGACACGGATGCCGTGCGCGACCGCGCCGTCACCCTCGTGGGCGACGCGGCCAAGGTCGAAGCCTGGGTCGCCGGCCGCGAGGTCCTGCACCGGGAAGCGCTGGGCCGCGTGGCATCCGTCACCGTGCTCGGACGACTGTCCGCCACCGAGAAGGCCGAGGTCACGGCATCCGGTCTCGATCTCGCCCCGGTCTCCCTCCAGCAGCTCGTCGTCCGCCTGACCCAGAAGGCGGGCGTCCACTCCGACACGCGAGACGCGATCACGAAAGAGGAGGTGCGCTGATGCGTCGCACAGTCAACGTCATCCGCCTGCAGCTGATCAACAAGGGCACCTTCGTCTGGTATCCGCTGATCATCCTCGCCGCCGCGGTCGTGATCTCGGTGCTCATCTACGCGATGATCCCGGTCGACACCCCGAAGTACGGCGGCGGCGGCCAGGCTCCGCTCTGGTACTTCTTCGCCATCGGCATGTCGGCGATGACCCTGACGTTCCCGTTCTCGCAGGCGATGAGCATCACGCGCCGGGAGTTCTTCGTCGGCACCCTGCTCACCGCGATCATCGGCAGCGCCCTCATGGGCGTGCTGTTCCTGATCGGCGGTGGCATCGAGATGGCGACGAACGGATACGGAGTGAACGGCTACGTCTTCTACCTGCCGTGGCTGTGGGATGCCGGCCCGTTCGGCGCCTTCGTGGTCTACTTCGCGCTCGCACTGTTCTTCTTCGTCGTCGGGTTCACCGGCGCGACGATCTACAAGAGCTGGGGCCAGCTGGTGCTCATCATCGTCAGCGTCGGGCTCACTTTGGTGCTGATCGGACTGCTGTTCCTGGTGGTGCGCCTCGACCTCTGGATGCAGATCGGAGCGACGGTCAACGACCTCGGTGCGCTCGGGCTCGCCCTCTATCTGCTCCTCATCACCGCGGTGCTCACGGGGGTGTCGTTCCTCGCCTTCCGGCGGACGATCCCGTGATCCGCCGCTGAGCCCGAACGTCATACGACGACGAGAACTTCGCAGGGATTCATCCGGATCCCTGCGAAGTTCTTGTCATTGTGCGACGTTCTGTCGAACGGGCGGATGCGGAAGAGCGGATGCGGATGCGGATGCGGATGCCGCGGGGTCAGGCGTCGAGCTCGCGCATGTCCAGCACGAAGCGGTAGCGCACGTCGTTGCGGGCGAGCCGATCGAATGCGACGTCGACCTGTGCAGCCGGGAGCACTTCGACGTCTGCCGTGATGCCGTGTTCGCCGCAGAAGTCCAGGAGGTCCTGCGTGTAGTGGTGTCCGCCGCTCCCACCCGAGGCGAGTCGGCGGCGACCGATCAGGAGGTCGAGGGTCTGGACGGTCACCGGTCCGAGGTAGCCGAGGGAGAACAGCGTCCCGTCGAGATCGAGTGCCCGGAGGTAGGGAGCGAGGTCATGTTCCACGGCGACGGTGTCGATGATCACGTCGAGGCTGTTCCGCGCCTCGTTCATGACCGTGTCGTCGCGCGAGACCACGACCCTTGTGGCGCCGAGTGCACCCGCGTCCGCCGTCTTCTCCGGCGAGGTCGTGAACACCGTGACGTCCGCACCGAGCGCGCGACCGAGGCGCACAGCCAGGTGACCGAGGCCGCCGAGTCCGACGACGCCGAGACGCGTTCCCGGCCCGACTCCCGCCGAGCGGAGCGGCTCCCAGACCGTCACGCCCGCGCACATCAGCGGTGCCACTGCCGCAGGGTCGAGCGATTCGGGGCGATGGTAGGCGAAGCGCTCGCTCACGACGTAGTGCGACGAGAACGCACCGAGTGTGGGCGTGCCGTCGACCCGGTCGGTGCCGCCGTAGGTGAGCGTGGGGAACTTCTCGCAGAAGTTCTCCTGCCCCGCTCGACACATGCGGCATGCGCCGCAGGAGTCGACGATGTTCCCCACCGCGACGGCGTCCCCCACGGCGAATCGGGTCACCGCCGGTCCGACCGCGACGACCTCTCCGACGAACTCGTGTCCGGGCACCAGGGGGAAGCCGTCGGCGTCACCGTGCCACGCGTGCAGGTCGGAGTGGCAGACGCCGCAGAAGGTGACACGCACGTCGAGATCGTCGGCGCGCAGTTCGCGGCGGGGGATGGCGGTGCGGATGAACGGCGCACCGGGCGTGGCGGCTTGGAGAGCAGAAACAGTCATCCCGCCATGCTACGTACTAGTTGGTAACCTGTAAAGTGGAAGCATGCAATCCGCCGAGACCACCCGCCGCCGCATCCTCGATGCCGCGACGGAGGAGTTCGCCGCCCGAGGCATCGCCGGGGCCCGCGTCGATCGCATCGCCGACGCATCAGGGGCGAGCAAGCCCATGCTCTACCGGTACTTCGGCTCGAAGGAGCAGCTGTTCGAGGTCGTGTTCACCTCGCACGTCATCGCGAACAGCGACCGCGTGCCGTTCGACGCGAGCGACCTCCCCGACTATGCGGCGCGCCTGTACGACGACTACCTCGCCGACCCCGCGCTGCTCCGCCTGATCTCCTGGAAGCGCCTCGAACGCCTCTCGGTCGGATACCTCTACCCCGGACTCGAAGAGAACGATGTCGCGCATCTGCGCGACATCGGCGAAGAGCAGCAGCGCGGCACCATCCGGCAGGACATGGATCCCGCGGACGTCTGGTCTCTGCTGATCTCGATGGCGTCGACGTGGGCCGAGACCTCGATCACCGACGTCGCGCGCCCCGAGGACGCCGCCGCGCTGCATGCGCGCCGCCGCGAAGCGCTCGCCGCAGCGACGCGGGCCGCGTTCAGCCCGCCTGCACGACCCCGGCCCTGATCCCCCAGAGCACCGCCTGCAGCCGGTCGCGGGCTCCCGTCTTCTGCAGGATGCCGGCGAGGTGGTACTTGACGGTCGTGAGCTCCACGAAGAGGCGGTCGGCGATCTCGGCGTTCGACAGTCCCTCGGCGAGCAGGCGCAGCACGTCGAGCTCCCTCTCGGTGAGCGGGAGCCCCACCGCGGCCGTCGGCGTCGTGCTCGCACGGCGGCGCTCGCCGAACTCGTGCAGGATGCGCCGGGTCAGCCGCTGGTCGAGGGTCCCCTCCCCGGCGGCGACGGAGCGCACCGCGGCGAGCAGGGTGTTCTCGTCTGCGCCCTTGAGGAGGAACCCGGCGGCCCCGGCCTCGAGCGCGGCGAAGACGTCGGCGTCGACATCGAAGGTGGTGAGGATCAGCACGTCGCTCGTCAGCGCCGGATCCCCGACGATCTCGCGGGTGGCCGCGATGCCGTCCGTGCCCGGCATCCGGATGTCCATGCAGACGACGTCCGGGCGGAGGCTGCGGGCAAGTCGAACGGCGTCGGCGCCGTCGACCGCTTCGCCGACCACGTCGATGTCGGGCTCCGCGCCGAGGATGACGGCGAGGCCGGCGCGGACGACGGCCTGGTCGTCGGCGATGAGGACGCGGATCATGCGGGGTTCCGTCCGTCGAGGGGGATGCGGAGGCGATTGGTCCATCCGCCGCTCTCGTTCGGCCCGGCCGAGAGCTGCGCGCCGACGAGCTCGGCCCGCTCGGCCATGCCGGAGAGTCCGTAGCCGACGCCCGGCTTCTCCGTCGCCCGCGCTCCCCGCTCGCCGGGGGACTCGTTGGAGACCGCGATCTCCACGGCATCCGCATCGAACCGCACGGTGACGGCGCAGGCCGCACCGGGAGCGTGCCGTGCGGCGTTGGCGAGCGACTCCTGCACCATCCGATACGCGGTGGTCTCGGCGAGCGCACCCAGGGCATGCGCATCGCCGAAGGTCGTGAGCACGGCGCGCTGACCCCGTTCCCGCGCCACGTCGACGAGCGCTCCGATACCCGCGATGGTGGGCACGGGGCTCGGGCCGCCCGAGGGCGCGTCGTCGTCGCTGCGCAGCAGCCCGACCGTCCGTCGGAGGTCCGCGAGTGCGATGCGGGCGTCGTCCTGCACGGTCTGCATCATCTCCCGCGCCCGATCGAGGTCGCTGCGGGTGAGTGCGGTGGCCGCCTGGGCGCTCACGATGATGCCGGAGAGATGGTGCCCGGCGATGTCGTGCAGCTCCCGCGCGAGGGCTTCGCGCTCGGCGCGCACCTCGCGGTCGGCCTGCTCGCGTCGCTCGTGCTCGGTCATCCGCGCCTGTTCCTGCAGCGCATCGGCCAGGCGCTCGCGCCCGGCGAAGTACTCGGCGACGGCCGCGGGGGCGGCGTACTGCAGCGCGATGCGCGCGACCACGGTGAGGATCACGACGAGAACGGATTCGCGGGATCCGAGCAGCAGGGCGCTGCCGCCGACGACCGTGGTCACGAGCGCGCCGAGGCACAGCGCCGTCACCGCCGGCTTTCGCGCGCTGCGTCGAGCCAGCCCGTAGGCGGCGAGCATGACGCCCAGCGAGCCGACGCCCAGCTCCCCCGCCGAGGTCGCCAGGATCACGGCGTCGAGGAGCACCGCGCCGGCGAAGACGATGATCGGCGCACGCACGCGGAAGACGAGGAGCAGGGCCTGCAGAGCGACCAGTCCGGCGTGAACGAACGGCGAGACATCCCCGGGCACCGCGGCGGGCAGTTCTTCGATCCAGAGATCGGCGCCGAGGTAGCCCACCGCGGCGGCGAGCACGAGCACCGGCGGGATCGCCCGGCGCGCACGCCCGGCACGCGAGGAAGAGCGCTCCGCAGGGGTCATGGCCTCAGTCAACCACGCCGGGTCCCGCCTCCGAAGGGAGGTGGGACCCGGCGTGGGCGAGGGTGTGATCACCGGTCGCACAGCGTCTCGTCGAGGGCTTCGACCACGATCCGGTACTGCTCGAGCAGCACCTCGTCGTCGTCCTTCGAGACCACGGCCCAGGGCAGCGACGTCACGGCGACGGTCACCGCTGTGCCGTCCGGGCCGACGGCGTTGCGGGTCTGGGTGCCGGGGATGTCACCGCCGTGACCCCAGGCGACGCCGCCGCAGCTGAGCGGATACCGCTGCAGGCCGAGACCGTACGCACCCTCGGGCCACAGTTCATCGCCCGCCGGAACGGTGGTCTGCATCGTGCCGAGCGAGGCGTCGCTCAGCAGCTCGCCGTTCAGCAGGGCGGCCATGAACGTGTTGAGCTCGCTGGGGGTGGAGACCATGGCGCCGGCCGACCAGGCGAAGGAGGTGTCCATCGCGGAGATGTCGCGGAGCTCTCCCGGGACGTCGGCGTGGTAGCCGATCGGATGCTCGCCGCGCAGCTCCCGCTCGCCCGGCGCGGGGAAGTAGGTGTGCTCGAGACCCAGCGGGCGCACGATGCGCTCGTCGATCTGCTCGGCGATCGCGCGGTCGGTGACCGCCTCGATCAGCAGTCCGAGCACGAGGTAGTTCGTGTTGCTGTACTCCCACTTCTCGCCCGGCGCGAACCCCGCCGGACGGCTGAGGGCGATGTCGAGCATGTCGCGCGGGGAGATGTACTTCTCCTGCGCGCCGAACGCGTCGGCCGCGATCTGATCGGCGTACTCCGGCAGGCCGGTGGTCTGCTGCAGCAACTGGTGCACGGTGATGGCGGTCCCGTCGATCCCGTCCCCCCGGATCAGGCCGGGGAGGTACGTGTCGATCGGCGCCTCCAGGTCGACGAGGCCCTCATCGACCAGCTGCAGCACGACCGTCGAGACGAACATCTTGGTGTTGCTGGCGATCCGCACCTCCCCGTCGATGGGCGGGGCCTCGCCGGTCTCGATGTTCCCCTCCCCGGCGACGACGTTCTCGACGTCGCCGTCCGGTGAGGTCACGGCTGCGAGCACGGCGGGGTAGCCGGCATCCACCAGCGACTGCATCCTGGTCTCGAGAGCGGTGGAGGATGCCGTCTCGGCGGAGGCGGCCGGGCGATCGGCGGCGCGGAAGAGCGCCCCGGCCGTGAGGGCTCCGCCGACGAGCACGGCGGCAGCAGCGATCGCGATGACCGCGCGTGCCCTGCGGCGGCGGGTGGGCGGGGTCGGGGGTGTGGTGATGTCGTTCATGATGTGTCCTTTCCTGTCTTTGGATCGAGGTTCAGAGGGATTCAGAGGTCGCGCCGACTGAGGGCGACGGATGCCGCGGCGAGCGCCGCTGCCGTGAGTGCAGCCAGGGCGATCAGGGCGACCCCGAGGTTCACGTCGGCCGATCCGCCGTGAATGATGTTCTGCGCGAGCGCGACCGGAAGGAACTGGGCCCAGACCGGCGAGACGCCTCCGCTGACCAACGAGGTGAGGGCGGCGAGGATCGGCTCGACGAAGAGGATCGCGAGCATGGTGATGACGCCGGCGAGCTGCGTCCGAACCAGGATGCCGACGGCGAGGCCGATCAGCGCGAGGGCGGCGACCGCGACCACGCCCCGGCCCAGGGTGGCGACGACATCGCCGATGCCTGCCGTGAAGGGGGTCCCCGACACGGCGAGGGTGATCAGCAGAGCGGCGAGGCTGACCACGGCCATCGCGGCGCCGACGACGAGACCGCCGAGGCCGGTGGCCAGGCCCTTGCCCACCACGATGCGCCCACGCCGGGGAGAGGCGAGGGCCGCGCCGACCATGCCGCCGTATCGATCGTCGCTGGTGCCGGCGAGGGTGCCGAGCAGCACGACGGCGATGAGCGCGATACCGATCGAACCGCTTCCCATCGAGGCACCGAGCGGGTTGATCGTGTCGAGCTGTGCCGCGGCGGAGGTCAGGTCGAGCACCGGGAAGTCCGGTCCGAGGGCCTCTGCCCCGGGACCGATGTCGCCACGGCCGAGAGCAGGGAGCAGCGTGACGAAGGTCAGCTGCGTGAGCAAGAGGCCGACGACGGCGACGAGGGCACTGACCTTCGTCGCCGTGGTCGTGACCAGTCCGAGGAGTTCGGCGCGGAACATCAGCGCACCCCCGCGTTCCCGGTCACCTGGAGGTAGTACCCCTCGAGGTCTCCGCTCGCCGTGGCGACAGCATCCGCCACGGTCACGTCGGCGACGACGCGCCCCTCGGCGATCACGACGATGTCGTCGGCGATGTCCTGCACGTCGGAGAGCAGGTGCGAGGAGAGCAGCACCGTGCCACCGGCATCCGCGAAGGCCCGCAGGTGGTCGCGCAGCCAGCGCATGCCCGCGGGGTCGAGGCCGTTCGACGGCTCGTCGAGGACGAGGAGCTTCGGCTCTCCGAGGAGCGCCGCGGCGATCGCGATGCGCTGCTTCATGCCGAGCGAGTAGCCTCCGGACCGGCGGTCGGCCTCGGCGGTCATGCCCACCTCGGCGAGGACGGCATCGACGCGCTCGGAAGAGACCTCGGCGCGGGCCGCGGCGATGCGCAGATGCTCCCGTCCGGTGCGAGCAGGGTGCAGGCCACCGGCGTCGAGCACGGCCCCGACCATCGTGGCGGGTCGCTCGACGTCGCGGTAGGGGTGCCCGAAGACCAGCCCCTCGCCCCGGTCCGCCGCCATGAGCCCGAGCAGCAGGCGGATGGTGGTCGTCTTGCCGGCGCCGTTGGGTCCGAGCAGCCCGACCACCCTTCCGGGGCCGATCGTGAAACCGACGTCGTCGACGCGAGAGCGACCGTGGAATGTCTTGTGCAGTCCGCGCGCCTCGAGCGGCGGAGATGTGGGAATGTTCATGTCTTCAGCCTCGCCAGAGCAGCTCTCGAGCACCCCCGTCCGCCGCACGGGATCGCCCTGTCCGAAAGGACAGTCCTCGATGGGCGGATGCCGCCTCGCGCCCGGGCGATGCACGGCTACGCGCCGCCGGCCGAGAACGCAACCGGGTGTCGGGTACGGATGCCGGCGACTACCGTCGCTTCCCGTGAAGACCTCCTCCCTCCGCGCGCGCCGATCCGGTATCGCGCTTTCCCTCCGCGAGGCCGTGCTGCCCGCCCGGCTGCTGTTCGTCGCGAAGACGACGCTCGCCGCGGGCCTGGCGTGGATCATCGCTCCGCACATGCCGGGGGTCGCCGACGAGTACCCGTACTACGCGCCGCTCGGCGCCCTGGTGAGCATGTATCCGACTCTGATGGGGTCGGTGCGCTCGAGTCTGCAGACGCTGCTCGGGCTCGCGACCGGAATCGGTCTGGCCACTCTGGTCGTGATCACGATCGGTCCGACCTGGTGGACCGTTCCGGTGATCATCGGCATCGGCGTGCTGCTGTCGGGCACCGGCTGGTTCGGCATCGGGCGCGAGTACGTGCCGATGGCGGCACTGTTCGTGCTCGCTGTCGGCGGGCGGGACGCCGACGACTTCTCGCTCGGCTACCTGACGCAGATGGCGGTGGGCGTGGTGATCGGCTTGCTCATCAATCTCGTGATCGCCCCCGCGCCGCTCACCGGGGAGGCGGCGGCACGGGTCGACGCCTTCCGCGCGCAGCTGAGCTCGCATCTGCACGACATCGGATCGGCTGTGTCGGAGTCGTGGCCCCCCGAGCATGAGCAGTGGGCGGACGACGCGGCATCCCTCGCCGATACGACGGCGACGCTGCGGGTCGCACTCGCCGAGGCCGACGACAGCCGACGGGGCAACCCGCGCGCACGCGGCCGGCGCGGCGAGACCCAGCACATCCACGACGAGCTCGCGGCCCTCGACCGGATCGCGCACCTGATCCGCGACATCTCGGACGCCACGGCCGACACGATCTGGGAGCGCCCGGCCGCGCTGCCTCTCGACCCGGCTCTCCCCGAACCGCTGTCCGCCGCCTGTCACGCGGTCGCCGACGTCATCGCACAGCAGGACCCGACGTCGGCCGAGAGCCATCGCCAGCGCGGCGAGGCCGCCCGCGCCATCCGTCTGCTGCTGGAGCGCGT includes the following:
- a CDS encoding GbsR/MarR family transcriptional regulator, giving the protein MADDDTADAAASASDLHRATGPAEQAAAMLTSAGMPRMPARVMMALVAAPDGGYTAAQIADRLGISAAAVSGAVRYLQQLHFIVRRSRPGDRRDRYEFVHDTFSGSMVANTPVYTRLSEFIDEIAAEHDDDPGAQERAAELADFFRFLSERMLQIVEDWRAQRRPD
- a CDS encoding GntR family transcriptional regulator, whose translation is MIEEGKPLFLQIAEQIEDSIIDGSLAEEAQAPSTNELAAFYRINPATAAKGVAMLTDKGVLYKRRGIGMFVAEGAREMLLGERRSAFADRYIDPLLAEARTLGLGPDDLADLLRQRAAHAPSTTAEGKSPA
- a CDS encoding ABC transporter ATP-binding protein; this translates as MTAVIEVQNLTKRYKEKRALDNVSLSIEGNAIHGLLGRNGAGKTTLMSILTAQNFETSGTVKVFGEHPYENAGVLGRICFVRESQKYPDDAYPKHAFKAARLFFPNWDQELADELIDEFQLPMKQTIKKLSRGQLSAVGVIIGLASRADITFFDEPYLGLDAVARQIFYDRLIEDYAEHPRTIILSSHLIDEVSNLIEKVIVIDNGQILLQDDTDAVRDRAVTLVGDAAKVEAWVAGREVLHREALGRVASVTVLGRLSATEKAEVTASGLDLAPVSLQQLVVRLTQKAGVHSDTRDAITKEEVR
- a CDS encoding NAD(P)-dependent alcohol dehydrogenase; protein product: MTVSALQAATPGAPFIRTAIPRRELRADDLDVRVTFCGVCHSDLHAWHGDADGFPLVPGHEFVGEVVAVGPAVTRFAVGDAVAVGNIVDSCGACRMCRAGQENFCEKFPTLTYGGTDRVDGTPTLGAFSSHYVVSERFAYHRPESLDPAAVAPLMCAGVTVWEPLRSAGVGPGTRLGVVGLGGLGHLAVRLGRALGADVTVFTTSPEKTADAGALGATRVVVSRDDTVMNEARNSLDVIIDTVAVEHDLAPYLRALDLDGTLFSLGYLGPVTVQTLDLLIGRRRLASGGSGGHHYTQDLLDFCGEHGITADVEVLPAAQVDVAFDRLARNDVRYRFVLDMRELDA
- a CDS encoding TetR family transcriptional regulator is translated as MQSAETTRRRILDAATEEFAARGIAGARVDRIADASGASKPMLYRYFGSKEQLFEVVFTSHVIANSDRVPFDASDLPDYAARLYDDYLADPALLRLISWKRLERLSVGYLYPGLEENDVAHLRDIGEEQQRGTIRQDMDPADVWSLLISMASTWAETSITDVARPEDAAALHARRREALAAATRAAFSPPARPRP
- a CDS encoding response regulator transcription factor — its product is MIRVLIADDQAVVRAGLAVILGAEPDIDVVGEAVDGADAVRLARSLRPDVVCMDIRMPGTDGIAATREIVGDPALTSDVLILTTFDVDADVFAALEAGAAGFLLKGADENTLLAAVRSVAAGEGTLDQRLTRRILHEFGERRRASTTPTAAVGLPLTERELDVLRLLAEGLSNAEIADRLFVELTTVKYHLAGILQKTGARDRLQAVLWGIRAGVVQAG
- a CDS encoding sensor histidine kinase; translation: MTPAERSSSRAGRARRAIPPVLVLAAAVGYLGADLWIEELPAAVPGDVSPFVHAGLVALQALLLVFRVRAPIIVFAGAVLLDAVILATSAGELGVGSLGVMLAAYGLARRSARKPAVTALCLGALVTTVVGGSALLLGSRESVLVVILTVVARIALQYAAPAAVAEYFAGRERLADALQEQARMTEHERREQADREVRAEREALARELHDIAGHHLSGIIVSAQAATALTRSDLDRAREMMQTVQDDARIALADLRRTVGLLRSDDDAPSGGPSPVPTIAGIGALVDVARERGQRAVLTTFGDAHALGALAETTAYRMVQESLANAARHAPGAACAVTVRFDADAVEIAVSNESPGERGARATEKPGVGYGLSGMAERAELVGAQLSAGPNESGGWTNRLRIPLDGRNPA
- a CDS encoding serine hydrolase, producing MNDITTPPTPPTRRRRARAVIAIAAAAVLVGGALTAGALFRAADRPAASAETASSTALETRMQSLVDAGYPAVLAAVTSPDGDVENVVAGEGNIETGEAPPIDGEVRIASNTKMFVSTVVLQLVDEGLVDLEAPIDTYLPGLIRGDGIDGTAITVHQLLQQTTGLPEYADQIAADAFGAQEKYISPRDMLDIALSRPAGFAPGEKWEYSNTNYLVLGLLIEAVTDRAIAEQIDERIVRPLGLEHTYFPAPGERELRGEHPIGYHADVPGELRDISAMDTSFAWSAGAMVSTPSELNTFMAALLNGELLSDASLGTMQTTVPAGDELWPEGAYGLGLQRYPLSCGGVAWGHGGDIPGTQTRNAVGPDGTAVTVAVTSLPWAVVSKDDDEVLLEQYRIVVEALDETLCDR
- a CDS encoding ABC transporter ATP-binding protein, coding for MNIPTSPPLEARGLHKTFHGRSRVDDVGFTIGPGRVVGLLGPNGAGKTTTIRLLLGLMAADRGEGLVFGHPYRDVERPATMVGAVLDAGGLHPARTGREHLRIAAARAEVSSERVDAVLAEVGMTAEADRRSGGYSLGMKQRIAIAAALLGEPKLLVLDEPSNGLDPAGMRWLRDHLRAFADAGGTVLLSSHLLSDVQDIADDIVVIAEGRVVADVTVADAVATASGDLEGYYLQVTGNAGVR
- a CDS encoding aromatic acid exporter family protein; protein product: MKTSSLRARRSGIALSLREAVLPARLLFVAKTTLAAGLAWIIAPHMPGVADEYPYYAPLGALVSMYPTLMGSVRSSLQTLLGLATGIGLATLVVITIGPTWWTVPVIIGIGVLLSGTGWFGIGREYVPMAALFVLAVGGRDADDFSLGYLTQMAVGVVIGLLINLVIAPAPLTGEAAARVDAFRAQLSSHLHDIGSAVSESWPPEHEQWADDAASLADTTATLRVALAEADDSRRGNPRARGRRGETQHIHDELAALDRIAHLIRDISDATADTIWERPAALPLDPALPEPLSAACHAVADVIAQQDPTSAESHRQRGEAARAIRLLLERVDDRTLDVRRTMGPGILTAMHLRRILILSGAPEGDAEDARTPND